A window from Erythrobacter sp. YJ-T3-07 encodes these proteins:
- a CDS encoding TraR/DksA family transcriptional regulator, giving the protein MTDYGDLREQLEQRLADLLERADVIEDDLRHPLDADSSEQAIDLADDEALEGVDGVLREEIAQIRMALLRIENGTYGRCSQCGKPIARKRLEARPIATRCVDCAS; this is encoded by the coding sequence ATGACCGACTATGGCGATCTGCGCGAACAGTTGGAGCAGCGGCTCGCGGACTTGCTCGAGCGGGCTGACGTGATCGAAGACGATCTGCGCCATCCCCTCGATGCCGATTCGAGCGAACAGGCGATCGATCTGGCCGACGACGAGGCTCTCGAGGGCGTCGATGGCGTCCTGCGCGAGGAAATCGCACAGATCCGCATGGCGCTTCTGCGAATCGAGAACGGCACCTACGGCAGGTGCAGCCAATGCGGGAAACCGATCGCTCGCAAGCGGCTGGAAGCGCGGCCCATCGCGACACGCTGCGTCGACTGCGCCAGCTAG
- the rpmE gene encoding 50S ribosomal protein L31 — protein MKAEGHPDYHTITVKMTDGTEFQTRSTWGKEGDTLTLEIDPTSHPAWTGGKQQLQEGGRVAAFNKRFGGLSLKK, from the coding sequence ATGAAGGCCGAAGGTCACCCCGATTATCACACCATCACGGTCAAGATGACCGATGGTACCGAATTCCAGACCCGCTCCACCTGGGGCAAGGAAGGCGACACGCTGACGCTGGAAATCGACCCGACCAGCCACCCGGCATGGACCGGCGGCAAGCAGCAGCTTCAGGAAGGTGGCCGTGTGGCCGCGTTCAACAAGCGCTTCGGTGGGCTCAGCCTCAAGAAGTAA